The following proteins come from a genomic window of Carassius carassius chromosome 10, fCarCar2.1, whole genome shotgun sequence:
- the LOC132152049 gene encoding bone morphogenetic protein receptor type-2-like isoform X1: MAVKGRITILDVGLIAMVVLLGPVAAAQSEQRVCAYLEDTQGDGQVFRENSTIRCNHGGHCFGLWLKKKNKILLEKQGCWTNLAVHQECYDHCVVTNQPSVAQNGSFRFCCCNKDMCNLNFTEDFPTPSPTTAQPLHSRQLYREEVIVVALATVSMVAFLVILLFFSYRMLRGRGKHSLHTLDILETALSPPSLDLDNLVLLELIGRGRYGTVYHGLLDGRSVAVKVFVSANRQQFTNERMIYCLLLDHENVARFLESEERVGTEGRTEFLLLLEFYPHGSLCTYLSGRTVDWLSCCRLALSVTRGLAYLHTEIQRGDVYKPAVSHRDLNSRNVLVKTDGSCVISDFGLSMIMTGKRPPGHGEEDNSAISEVGTVRYMAPEVLEGAVNLKDCESALKQVDVYALGLLYWETFMRCVDLFPGETVPAFQMAFQAELGNHPTIEDMQAFVSREKERPKFPEAWKENSLTVHSLKETIEDCWDQDAEARLTAQCAEERLAELLLIWDREKSVSPALSPSTALFNHRNISTGKQTPKVGSFLEHSSTNTEGHNVADKPLHNDTSVDPPSVEGSNPAEKNRNCINYEWQQAQSRQSSTESSSHTPISESSQPPPVGNSGPLCAQLTREDLEIPKLDPSEVQRNLRESSDESLMEHSQKQFCSPETATSHGLFYPLMKMASEVSGSQGSGRHVDTPVTILPKQQNVPKRPSSLSLNAKPCGKTSTLSSSSLRMKFGKLGKSNLKKVEMGVAKANAVSMAHEPRPITVANNDAAAAVSNYATGAAPESAGSEANAADVRWKGAMSSEDLNFGLLNTSPDEQEPLLRREPHPDNANNNNSNNNNGEGDGEGDTEGGGEEGENSESVGPTGDAPSASTVEPVALPDPCPTPSLVPPQAQTQAQTHGEALLRQNRVRRPERPNSLDLSITTLPLLGGKSADDMTEGSGDKIKKRVKTPYALKKWRPASWVITTDTLDAEVNNNRRHGGPGQAGTSRPKSASAVYLGSRGGYRFSDPSDCDF, from the exons CTGCACAGAGTGAGCAGAGGGTGTGTGCATACTTGGAAGATACACAAGGAGATGGGCAAGTCTTTCGTGAAAACTCCACCATTCGCTGTAATCATGGAGGTCACTGCTTTGGACTCTGGttaaaaaagaagaacaaaattCTGCTAGAGAAGCAAG GTTGCTGGACAAATTTGGCTGTCCATCAGGAGTGCTATGACCACTGCGTGGTGACCAACCAACCGTCGGTGGCCCAGAATGGAAGTTTTCGATTCTGCTGCTGCAACAAAGACATGTGCAACCTGAACTTCACTGAGGACTTCCCAACTCCTTCGCCGACCACCGCACAGCCTctac ATTCCCGCCAACTTTACAGAGAGGAAGTCATAGTTGTCGCCTTAGCAACTGTGTCCATGGTTGCTTTCCTCGTCATTCTGCTTTTTTTCAGCTACCGCATGCTAAGAG GACGTGGTAAACACTCTCTGCATACCTTGGATATTCTGGAGACTGCACTTTCCCCTCCTTCTCTGGATTTGGACAACCTAGTACTGCTGGAG CTGATTGGCCGGGGCCGTTATGGAACAGTGTATCATGGCTTGCTTGATGGCCGATCTGTGGCAGTGAAAGTTTTCGTTTCTGCTAACCGGCAGCAGTTTACTAATGAGCGTATGATTTATTGCCTCCTCCTGGATCATGAGAATGTAGCGCGCTTCTTAGAGAGCGAGGAACGTGTCGGTACAGAAGGCCGGACAGAGTTTCTCCTCTTGCTGGAGTTTTACCCGCAT GGCTCTCTGTGCACGTATCTGAGCGGGCGGACTGTGGACTGGCTAAGCTGCTGTCGTTTGGCTCTGTCTGTCACCAGAGGGTTGGCGTACCTGCACACAGAAATACAGAGAGGGG ATGTGTATAAACCAGCTGTGTCCCACCGGGATCTGAACAGTAGGAATGTGCTGGTGAAGACAGATGGCTCATGTGTGATCAGTGATTTTGGACTTTCCATGATTATGACGGGAAAGAGACCTCCTGGGCACGGAGAAGAGGACAACAGTGCCATCAGTGAG GTGGGTACAGTGCGATACATGGCTCCAGAAGTGCTAGAAGGGGCAGTGAATCTGAAGGATTGTGAGTCTGCGCTGAAACAAGTTGATGTTTATGCACTGGGCCTGCTTTACTGGGAGACCTTCATGCGGTGTGTGGACCTTTTCCcag GTGAAACAGTTCCAGCGTTTCAGATGGCATTTCAGGCAGAGTTGGGCAATCACCCTACCATAGAAGACATGCAGGCATTTGTGTCTCGAGAAAAAGAAAGACCCAAATTCCCAGAGGCCTGGAAAGAGAATAGCCTG ACGGTGCACTCTCTAAAAGAGACAATAGAAGACTGCTGGGATCAGGATGCTGAAGCCCGACTGACGGCTCAGTGTGCAGAGGAGAGACTTGCTGAATTGCTCCTTATCTGGGACAGGGAAAAATCTGTCAGTCCTGCTCTCAGCCCTAGCACTGCACTGTTTAACCACAG GAACATCTCTACAGGAAAGCAGACCCCTAAAGTGGGTTCTTTCCTTGAACACTCATCTACAAACACTGAAGGCCACAATGTTGCTGATAAACCCCTCCACAATGACACCTCAGTGGACCCACCCTCAGTGGAAGGGTCTAACCCTGCAGAGAAGAACAGGAACTGCATCAACTACGAGTGGCAGCAGGCCCAATCACGACAGTCTAGCACAGAAAGCTCCTCCCACACTCCAATTTCAGAGTCCTCACAGCCTCCACCAGTGGGCAACAGTGGCCCTCTCTGTGCTCAGCTGACCCGAGAAGACCTGGAGATACCAAAACTTGACCCAAGTGAAGTCCAGAGGAACTTGAGGGAGAGCTCCGATGAGAGCCTGATGGAACATTCACAGAAACAGTTCTGCTCTCCAGAAACAGCAACCTCACATGGCCTGTTCTACCCCCTCATGAAGATGGCTTCTGAGGTTTCAGGATCTCAGGGTTCTGGTCGGCATGTTGACACCCCTGTAACCATCCTACCTAAGCAGCAGAATGTCCCTAAGAGGCCAAGTAGCTTAAGTCTCAATGCTAAGCCTTGTGGGAAAACATCTACCTTGTCGTCTTCATCACTGCGGATGAAGTTTGGGAAACTTGGAAAGTCTAATCTGAAAAAAGTCGAGATGGGTGTGGCTAAAGCCAATGCAGTGAGCATGGCACATGAGCCCAGGCCGATTACCGTTGCCAACAATGATGCTGCGGCAGCAGTGAGTAACTATGCAACCGGAGCAGCACCTGAGTCAGCAGGAAGTGAAGCCAATGCTGCTGATGTCCGTTGGAAGGGCGCCATGAGTTCAGAGGACCTGAACTTCGGCCTCTTGAACACTAGCCCTGATGAGCAGGAACCTCTTCTGAGAAGAGAGCCGCATCCAGACAatgcaaacaacaacaacagcaataacaaCAATGGCGAGGGAGATGGCGAGGGAGACACTGAGGGTGGAGGAGAGGAGGGAGAGAACAGTGAGAGTGTTGGTCCAACAGGAGATGCTCCATCAGCTTCTACCGTGGAGCCTGTTGCACTGCCCGACCCATGTCCTACCCCATCCTTGGTTCCTCCACAGGCCCAAACCCAAGCTCAGACACATGGAGAGGCCCTGCTTAGACAGAACCGTGTGCGCAGACCCGAGAGACCCAACTCACTGGATTTGTCCATCACCACACTGCCATTACTAG GAGGCAAGTCTGCTGACGACATGACAGAGGGATCAGGAGATAAAATCAAGAAGCGAGTAAAGACGCCTTACGCTCTGAAGAAGTGGCGTCCTGCCAGCTGGGTTATCACCACGGATACACTGGAtgctgaagtcaacaacaacagACGTCATGGAGGGCCCGGTCAGGCCGGTACCAGCAGACCTAAATCAGCCTCTGCCGTATATCTAGGTAGTCGTGGAGGATATCGCTTCTCAGATCCCAGTGACTGTGacttctga
- the LOC132152049 gene encoding bone morphogenetic protein receptor type-2-like isoform X2, with translation MAVKGRITILDVGLIAMVVLLGPVAAAQSEQRVCAYLEDTQGDGQVFRENSTIRCNHGGHCFGLWLKKKNKILLEKQGCWTNLAVHQECYDHCVVTNQPSVAQNGSFRFCCCNKDMCNLNFTEDFPTPSPTTAQPLHSRQLYREEVIVVALATVSMVAFLVILLFFSYRMLRGRGKHSLHTLDILETALSPPSLDLDNLVLLELIGRGRYGTVYHGLLDGRSVAVKVFVSANRQQFTNERMIYCLLLDHENVARFLESEERVGTEGRTEFLLLLEFYPHGSLCTYLSGRTVDWLSCCRLALSVTRGLAYLHTEIQRGDVYKPAVSHRDLNSRNVLVKTDGSCVISDFGLSMIMTGKRPPGHGEEDNSAISEVGTVRYMAPEVLEGAVNLKDCESALKQVDVYALGLLYWETFMRCVDLFPGETVPAFQMAFQAELGNHPTIEDMQAFVSREKERPKFPEAWKENSLTVHSLKETIEDCWDQDAEARLTAQCAEERLAELLLIWDREKSVSPALSPSTALFNHRNISTGKQTPKVGSFLEHSSTNTEGHNVADKPLHNDTSVDPPSVEGSNPAEKNRNCINYEWQQAQSRQSSTESSSHTPISESSQPPPVGNSGPLCAQLTREDLEIPKLDPSEVQRNLRESSDESLMEHSQKQFCSPETATSHGLFYPLMKMASEVSGSQGSGRHVDTPVTILPKQQNVPKRPSSLSLNAKPCGKTSTLSSSSLRMKFGKLGKSNLKKVEMGVAKANAVSMAHEPRPITVANNDAAAAVSNYATGAAPESAGSEANAADVRWKGAMSSEDLNFGLLNTSPDEQEPLLRREPHPDNANNNNSNNNNGEGDGEGDTEGGGEEGENSESVGPTGDAPSASTVEPVALPDPCPTPSLVPPQAQTQAQTHGEALLRQNRVRRPERPNSLDLSITTLPLLGKSADDMTEGSGDKIKKRVKTPYALKKWRPASWVITTDTLDAEVNNNRRHGGPGQAGTSRPKSASAVYLGSRGGYRFSDPSDCDF, from the exons CTGCACAGAGTGAGCAGAGGGTGTGTGCATACTTGGAAGATACACAAGGAGATGGGCAAGTCTTTCGTGAAAACTCCACCATTCGCTGTAATCATGGAGGTCACTGCTTTGGACTCTGGttaaaaaagaagaacaaaattCTGCTAGAGAAGCAAG GTTGCTGGACAAATTTGGCTGTCCATCAGGAGTGCTATGACCACTGCGTGGTGACCAACCAACCGTCGGTGGCCCAGAATGGAAGTTTTCGATTCTGCTGCTGCAACAAAGACATGTGCAACCTGAACTTCACTGAGGACTTCCCAACTCCTTCGCCGACCACCGCACAGCCTctac ATTCCCGCCAACTTTACAGAGAGGAAGTCATAGTTGTCGCCTTAGCAACTGTGTCCATGGTTGCTTTCCTCGTCATTCTGCTTTTTTTCAGCTACCGCATGCTAAGAG GACGTGGTAAACACTCTCTGCATACCTTGGATATTCTGGAGACTGCACTTTCCCCTCCTTCTCTGGATTTGGACAACCTAGTACTGCTGGAG CTGATTGGCCGGGGCCGTTATGGAACAGTGTATCATGGCTTGCTTGATGGCCGATCTGTGGCAGTGAAAGTTTTCGTTTCTGCTAACCGGCAGCAGTTTACTAATGAGCGTATGATTTATTGCCTCCTCCTGGATCATGAGAATGTAGCGCGCTTCTTAGAGAGCGAGGAACGTGTCGGTACAGAAGGCCGGACAGAGTTTCTCCTCTTGCTGGAGTTTTACCCGCAT GGCTCTCTGTGCACGTATCTGAGCGGGCGGACTGTGGACTGGCTAAGCTGCTGTCGTTTGGCTCTGTCTGTCACCAGAGGGTTGGCGTACCTGCACACAGAAATACAGAGAGGGG ATGTGTATAAACCAGCTGTGTCCCACCGGGATCTGAACAGTAGGAATGTGCTGGTGAAGACAGATGGCTCATGTGTGATCAGTGATTTTGGACTTTCCATGATTATGACGGGAAAGAGACCTCCTGGGCACGGAGAAGAGGACAACAGTGCCATCAGTGAG GTGGGTACAGTGCGATACATGGCTCCAGAAGTGCTAGAAGGGGCAGTGAATCTGAAGGATTGTGAGTCTGCGCTGAAACAAGTTGATGTTTATGCACTGGGCCTGCTTTACTGGGAGACCTTCATGCGGTGTGTGGACCTTTTCCcag GTGAAACAGTTCCAGCGTTTCAGATGGCATTTCAGGCAGAGTTGGGCAATCACCCTACCATAGAAGACATGCAGGCATTTGTGTCTCGAGAAAAAGAAAGACCCAAATTCCCAGAGGCCTGGAAAGAGAATAGCCTG ACGGTGCACTCTCTAAAAGAGACAATAGAAGACTGCTGGGATCAGGATGCTGAAGCCCGACTGACGGCTCAGTGTGCAGAGGAGAGACTTGCTGAATTGCTCCTTATCTGGGACAGGGAAAAATCTGTCAGTCCTGCTCTCAGCCCTAGCACTGCACTGTTTAACCACAG GAACATCTCTACAGGAAAGCAGACCCCTAAAGTGGGTTCTTTCCTTGAACACTCATCTACAAACACTGAAGGCCACAATGTTGCTGATAAACCCCTCCACAATGACACCTCAGTGGACCCACCCTCAGTGGAAGGGTCTAACCCTGCAGAGAAGAACAGGAACTGCATCAACTACGAGTGGCAGCAGGCCCAATCACGACAGTCTAGCACAGAAAGCTCCTCCCACACTCCAATTTCAGAGTCCTCACAGCCTCCACCAGTGGGCAACAGTGGCCCTCTCTGTGCTCAGCTGACCCGAGAAGACCTGGAGATACCAAAACTTGACCCAAGTGAAGTCCAGAGGAACTTGAGGGAGAGCTCCGATGAGAGCCTGATGGAACATTCACAGAAACAGTTCTGCTCTCCAGAAACAGCAACCTCACATGGCCTGTTCTACCCCCTCATGAAGATGGCTTCTGAGGTTTCAGGATCTCAGGGTTCTGGTCGGCATGTTGACACCCCTGTAACCATCCTACCTAAGCAGCAGAATGTCCCTAAGAGGCCAAGTAGCTTAAGTCTCAATGCTAAGCCTTGTGGGAAAACATCTACCTTGTCGTCTTCATCACTGCGGATGAAGTTTGGGAAACTTGGAAAGTCTAATCTGAAAAAAGTCGAGATGGGTGTGGCTAAAGCCAATGCAGTGAGCATGGCACATGAGCCCAGGCCGATTACCGTTGCCAACAATGATGCTGCGGCAGCAGTGAGTAACTATGCAACCGGAGCAGCACCTGAGTCAGCAGGAAGTGAAGCCAATGCTGCTGATGTCCGTTGGAAGGGCGCCATGAGTTCAGAGGACCTGAACTTCGGCCTCTTGAACACTAGCCCTGATGAGCAGGAACCTCTTCTGAGAAGAGAGCCGCATCCAGACAatgcaaacaacaacaacagcaataacaaCAATGGCGAGGGAGATGGCGAGGGAGACACTGAGGGTGGAGGAGAGGAGGGAGAGAACAGTGAGAGTGTTGGTCCAACAGGAGATGCTCCATCAGCTTCTACCGTGGAGCCTGTTGCACTGCCCGACCCATGTCCTACCCCATCCTTGGTTCCTCCACAGGCCCAAACCCAAGCTCAGACACATGGAGAGGCCCTGCTTAGACAGAACCGTGTGCGCAGACCCGAGAGACCCAACTCACTGGATTTGTCCATCACCACACTGCCATTACTAG GCAAGTCTGCTGACGACATGACAGAGGGATCAGGAGATAAAATCAAGAAGCGAGTAAAGACGCCTTACGCTCTGAAGAAGTGGCGTCCTGCCAGCTGGGTTATCACCACGGATACACTGGAtgctgaagtcaacaacaacagACGTCATGGAGGGCCCGGTCAGGCCGGTACCAGCAGACCTAAATCAGCCTCTGCCGTATATCTAGGTAGTCGTGGAGGATATCGCTTCTCAGATCCCAGTGACTGTGacttctga